From Cricetulus griseus strain 17A/GY chromosome 1 unlocalized genomic scaffold, alternate assembly CriGri-PICRH-1.0 chr1_0, whole genome shotgun sequence, a single genomic window includes:
- the Ormdl2 gene encoding ORM1-like protein 2 translates to MNVGVAHSEVNPNTRVMNSRGIWLAYIVLVGLLHVVLLSIPFFSIPVVWTLTNVIHNLAMYIFLHTVKGTPFETPDQGKARLLTHWEQMDYGLQFTSSRKFLSISPIVLYLLASFYTKYDAAHFIINTASLLSVLLPKLPQFHGVRLFGINKY, encoded by the exons ATGAATGTGGGGGTGGCACACAGCGAAGTAAACCCCAACACTCGAGTGATGAATAGCCGGGGCATCTGGCTGGCCTACATCGTCTTGGTAGGACTGCTGCATGTGGTTCTGCTCAGCATCCCTTTCTTCAGCATTCCTGTTGTCTGGACCCTGACCAACGTCATCCATAACTTG gcaATGTATATCTTCCTACATACAGTGAAAGGAACACCCTTTGAGACCCCTGACCAAGGAAAGGCTCGACTTTTGACACATTGGGAGCAGATGGACTATGGACTACAATTCACCTCCTCCCGAAAGTTCCTTAGCATCTCTCCTATTGTACT CTACCTGCTGGCCAGCTTCTATACCAAATACGACGCTGCGCATTTCATCATCAACACTGCCTCACTGCTCAGCGTACTGCTGCCTAAGCTGCCCCAATTCCATGGGGTCCGTCTCTTTGGAATCAACAAATACTAA
- the Dnajc14 gene encoding dnaJ homolog subfamily C member 14 has translation MAQKHPGEGGLCGAHHTGGASLRTSGPSVDPEILSFSGLRDSTETAPNGTRCLTEPSGSKYTQPPNPAHWSDPSHGPPRGPGPPREGGYLDESETSSEGSGADQELSRENETGYQEDGSPSFLSIPSACNCQGSPGIPEGTYSEEGDGSSSNFCHHCTSPALGEDEELEEEYDDEEPLKFPSDFSRVSSGKKPPSRRQRHRFLTKEDTRDSGRRDPRSPGRHRLGRKRNQTDKRRGLGLWGVEELCQLGQAGFWWLIELLVLVGEYVETCGHLIYACRQLKGSDLNLFRVWVGSWAGRLGGWAQVMVQCLSQSFSCAAGLFTRLLRLVGAFLLLALALLLGCLQLGWRFLVGLGDRLGWRDRTTRLFSWLASPAVHRCLTLLRDSRPWQQLVRLVQRNWLEFPWVKPRTNKQGNAPAASGRHCQPEEEVARLLTMAGVPEDELNPFHVLGVEATASDMELKKAYRQLAVMVHPDKNHHPRAEEAFKVLRAAWDIVSNPERRKEYEMKRMAENELSRSVNEFLSKLQDDLKEAMNTMMCSRCQGKHRRFEMDREPKSARYCAECNRLHPAEEGDFWAESSMLGLKITYFALMDGKVYDITEWAGCQRVGISPDTHRVPYHISFGSRVPGTSGRQRATPETPPADLQDFLSRIFQVPPGQMSNGNFFAAPHPGPGATATSKPNSTVPKGEAKPKRRKKVRRPFQR, from the exons ATGGCCCAGAAGCACCCCGGAGAAGGAGGGTTGTGTGGAGCCCATCACACTGGTGGTGCCTCCCTCAGGACATCAGGACCCTCTGTGGACCCTGAAATACTTTCATTCTCAGGACTCAGGGACTCAACAGAGACTGCTCCTAATGGTACACGCTGCCTCACAGAGCCCTCTGGTTCTAAGTACACACAGCCCCCAAACCCAGCTCACTGGTCGGATCCAAGCCATGGACCTCCAAGGGGTCCAGGACCACCTAGGGAAGGAGGCTACCTTGATGAGAGTGAGACATCCTCAGAAGGGTCAGGAGCGGACCAGGAACTCTCAAGAGAGAACGAGACTGGGTACCAGGAGGACGGgagcccttcttttctttccattccgTCTGCTTGTAACTGCCAGGGAAGCCCTGGAATTCCCGAAGGGACTTACTCTGAGGAAGGAGATGGCTCTTCTAGCAACTTTTGCCACCACTGCACCTCCCCAGCCTTGGGGGAAGATGAAGAGTTAGAAGAAGAATATGATGACGAGGAACCTCTTAAATTTCCCAGTGATTTTTCACGTGTGTCCAGTGGAAAGAAACCCCCATCCCGGAGGCAGAGGCACCGTTTTTTGACCAAGGAGGATACTCGGGATAGTGGACGCAGAGATCCCAGGTCCCCAGGTCGTCATCGGCTGGGCCGAAAACGAAATCAGACAGATAAGCGCAGAGGCCTGGGACTGTGGGGCGTGGAGGAGCTATGTCAGCTTGGACAGGCAGGCTTCTGGTGGCTGATTGAACTTCTGGTATTGGTGGGAGAGTATGTAGAAACGTGTGGCCATCTCATTTATGCATGCAGGCAGCTGAAAGGCAGTGACCTGAACCTCTTTCGAGTTTGGGTGGGATCCTGGGCAGGGAGATTGGGGGGCTGGGCCCAGGTGATGGTCCAGTGCCTAAGCCAGAGCTTTTCCTGTGCAGCAGGGCTATTCACCCGTCTTCTTAGGCTAGTGGGTGCTTTCCTGCTCCTGGCTCTTGCCCTCCTTTTGGGTTGTCTGCAGCTGGGCTGGCGGTTTTTGGTGGGACTGGGTGACAGGTTAGGCTGGAGGGATAGGACCACCAGGCTGTTCTCTTGGCTGGCTTCTCCAGCTGTGCACCGTTGCTTGACTCTGCTTCGAGATAGCAGGCCATGGCAGCAGCTGGTAAGATTAGTTCAGCGGAACTGGCTGGAGTTTCCTTGGGTCAAGCCGAGGACTAATAAGCAAGGTAATGCACCTGCAGCTAGTGGGCGCCACTGCCAGCCAGAAGAAGAAGTGGCCCGACTTTTGACCATGGCCGGGGTCCCTGAGGATGAACTGAACCCTTTTCATGTGCTGGGGGTTGAAGCCACAGCATCAGATATGGAGCTAAAGAAGGCCTATAGGCAGCTAGCAGTGATG GTTCATCCTGATAAAAATCATCATCCCAGGGCTGAGGAGGCCTTCAAAGTTTTGCGGGCAGCTTGGGACATTGTCAGCAACCCAGAAAGGCGGAAGGAGTATGAGAT GAAACGAATGGCAGAGAATGAGCTGAGCCGGTCAGTGAATGAGTTTCTGTCGAAGCTACAAGATGACCTCAAGGAGGCAATGAATACTATGATGTGCAGCCGATGCCAAGGAAAGCATAG GAGGTTTGAAATGGACCGGGAACCTAAGAGTGCCAGATACTGTGCTGAGTGTAACAGGCTGCATCCTGCTGAGGAGGGAGACTTTTGGGCAGAGTCAAGCATGTTGGGTCTCAAGATCACCTACTTTGCACTGATGGATGGAAAGGTCTATGATATCACAG AGTGGGCTGGATGCCAGCGTGTGGGAATCTCTCCAGATACCCATAGAGTTCCTTACCACATCTCATTTGGTTCTCGGGTACCGGGCACTAGTGGTCGGCAGAG AGCCACACCAGAGACCCCTCCTGCTGACCTGCAGGATTTCTTGAGCCGGATCTTTCAAGTACCCCCCGGGCAGATGTCCAATGGGAACTTCTTTGCAGCACCTCACCCTGGACCTGGGGCCACTGCGACCTCCAAGCCCAACAGTACAGTACCCAAGGGAGAAGCCAAACCTAAACGGCGGAAGAAAGTGAGGCGGCCCTTCCAACGTTGa
- the LOC100770841 gene encoding LOW QUALITY PROTEIN: transmembrane protein 198 isoform X4 (The sequence of the model RefSeq protein was modified relative to this genomic sequence to represent the inferred CDS: deleted 1 base in 1 codon), translated as MEKTVLPLTTSDPRPFHQQLPEPPDLGCVLRPQDSLELAPALVCALCCCFGIVYCCFGYRCFKAVMFLSGLLSGALVIFLLCHKERVLETQLSLEVSAGIALGIGLLCGLVTMLVRSVGLFLTGLLLGLTLGAGILLGTEPIYQPHSAWVPIGGLMGLALLGALLTLRWPRPFTVLGTALLGAAVLVACADYFLEGLALGTRLGERLQALPELLPLCWYSWVLLGTWPILGALGTLAQWKLMAEEPGSHTNVVLSHQRRHLQLLRIHQQEAKWHRNPSGVGLCESSYRNQLPPNIQNPGDKPPPPSTLAALCPSSYLQSLRECQLEPSTQVTGPHTVLDLDPDCSSTLVLTTSHSAQT; from the exons ATGGAGAAAACTGTGTTGCCCCTGACTACATCTGACCCAAGACCCTTTCATCAACAACTCCCAGAGCCTCCAGACCTAGGATGTGTCTTGAGACCGCAGGACAGCCTTGAATTGGCCCCTGCCCTTGTGTGTGCCCTTTGCTGCTGCTTTGGAATCGTCTACTGCTGCTTTG gCTACCGCTGCTTCAAGGCAGTGATGTTTCTCTCGGGTCTGCTGTCAGGAGCTCTGGTGATCTTCCTACTGTGCCACAAGGAACGGGTGCTGGAGACACAATTGAGCCTGGAGGTGAGCGCAGGCATCGCGCTGGGCATCGGACTCCTCTGCGGCCTGGTCACCATGCTGGTTCGCAGTGTTGGACTCTTTCTGACTGGCCTCCTGCTAGGTCTGACCCTGGGTGCTGGAATCTTATTAGGCACTGAACCCATCTACCAGCCACATTCAGCCTGGGTGCCGATTGGTGGACTGATGGGGCTGGCACTGCTGGGAGCCCTGCTCACACTCCGGTGGCCACGTCCATTCACAGTTCTAGGCACAGCCCTGCTTGGTGCTGCAGTGCTGGTGGCCTGTGCTGACTACTTCTTGGAAGGGCTGGCCCTGGGCACTCGGCTGGGTGAGCGCCTGCAGGCGCTTCCAGAGTTGCTTCCTCTTTgctggtatagctgggtcttacTGGGGACCTGGCCAATCTTGGGGGCTCTTGGAACACTGGCCCAGTGGAAACTCATGGCTGAGGAACCTGGAAGCCACACCAATG TGGTCTTGAGCCACCAGCGAAGGCATCTCCAGCTCCTCCGGATCCATCAGCAAGAGGCTAAGTGGCATCGGAACCCTTCTGGAGTGGGACTGTGTGAAAGCAGCTATCGGAATCAGCTTCCCCCCAATATCCAGAACCCCGGTGACA aacccccccccccttctACTCTGGCTGCCCTGTGTCCATCCAGTTATCTCCAGAGTCTCCGTGAGTGCCAGCTGGAACCAAGCACCCAGGTCACAGGCCCCCACACTGTCCTGGACCTGGATCCTGACTGCAGTTCCACTCTCGTCCTCACCACC TCGCACTCTGCCCAGACCTGA